One region of Elstera cyanobacteriorum genomic DNA includes:
- a CDS encoding branched-chain amino acid ABC transporter substrate-binding protein — MMKKFGLNVAAAAFAATLATGALAQDITIGVAGPFTGPNASFGEQLKKGAEMAVKNINAAGGVLGRQVKIEFGDDASDPKQGVAVANQFATKKVPFVLGHFNSSVSIPASDVYGEEGIIQITPASTNPALTDKAKFGNVFRVCGRDDQQGTVAGQYLSKNFAGKKVAVIHDKTSYGKGLADETVKAMNAAGLKEAMYEGVTTGDKDFSALVSKMKSAGIDAIYFGGLHNEAGLLVRQSRDQGLKAAFLSGDGIVSKEFWSITGAAGEGVLMTFDPDPRKFPTAAKVVEQFKATGYDPEGYTLLSYSGVEVWAQAANLAKSLKKDDVAKAMKGNKFQTVIGELAFDAKGDLTVSKYVWYVWKNGEYSEM; from the coding sequence ATGATGAAGAAGTTCGGTTTGAACGTCGCTGCGGCGGCCTTTGCGGCGACCCTCGCCACGGGCGCCTTGGCGCAGGACATTACGATCGGCGTTGCCGGTCCCTTCACTGGCCCGAATGCCAGCTTCGGCGAACAGCTGAAGAAGGGCGCCGAAATGGCCGTGAAGAACATTAATGCCGCCGGTGGCGTGCTGGGCCGTCAGGTGAAGATCGAATTCGGCGATGATGCGTCGGATCCGAAGCAAGGCGTGGCCGTTGCCAACCAATTCGCGACCAAGAAGGTGCCGTTCGTTCTCGGCCACTTCAACTCCTCGGTCTCGATCCCGGCGTCGGACGTCTATGGTGAAGAAGGGATCATCCAGATCACCCCGGCTTCGACCAACCCGGCGCTGACCGATAAGGCGAAGTTCGGTAACGTCTTCCGCGTCTGCGGTCGCGATGACCAGCAGGGCACGGTTGCCGGCCAGTATCTGTCCAAGAATTTTGCCGGTAAGAAGGTCGCCGTCATTCATGACAAGACCTCCTACGGTAAGGGTCTGGCCGATGAAACCGTGAAGGCGATGAATGCCGCCGGCCTCAAGGAAGCCATGTACGAAGGCGTGACCACCGGTGATAAGGACTTCTCGGCCCTCGTGTCGAAGATGAAGTCGGCTGGTATCGATGCCATCTACTTCGGTGGTCTGCATAACGAAGCGGGCCTGCTGGTTCGTCAGTCGCGCGATCAGGGCCTGAAGGCCGCCTTCCTGTCGGGCGATGGTATCGTCTCGAAGGAATTCTGGTCGATCACCGGTGCCGCCGGTGAAGGCGTGCTGATGACCTTCGATCCGGATCCCCGCAAGTTCCCGACCGCCGCTAAGGTTGTCGAGCAGTTCAAGGCGACCGGTTACGATCCTGAAGGCTACACGCTGCTGTCCTACTCGGGCGTCGAAGTGTGGGCGCAGGCCGCTAACCTCGCCAAGTCGCTGAAGAAGGACGATGTGGCCAAGGCCATGAAGGGCAACAAGTTCCAGACCGTCATCGGCGAACTGGCCTTCGATGCCAAGGGCGATCTGACCGTTTCCAAGTACGTCTGGTACGTTTGGAAGAACGGCGAATATTCGGAAATGTAA
- a CDS encoding DUF2798 domain-containing protein produces the protein MPLAASASPATRARLIHITFGLLLSGMMSFIVSGIATLRALGFTVAAAAPGEAVVTWLGAWAVSWSIAFPIVLVVAPLVRKIVARLYGAA, from the coding sequence ATGCCGCTCGCCGCCTCTGCCTCCCCCGCCACCCGCGCCCGTCTGATCCATATAACCTTCGGCCTGCTGCTCTCGGGGATGATGTCCTTCATCGTCTCCGGCATCGCTACGCTGCGGGCGCTCGGCTTTACGGTCGCCGCCGCCGCGCCGGGCGAGGCCGTGGTCACCTGGTTGGGGGCCTGGGCCGTTTCCTGGTCGATCGCCTTCCCCATCGTGCTGGTCGTGGCGCCACTGGTCCGCAAGATTGTTGCCCGGTTATACGGCGCGGCGTAA
- a CDS encoding DUF3369 domain-containing protein, whose amino-acid sequence MAPADLNPDDELLFADDTPEPGRKRPRLVQPWRMLVVDDEPDVHRVTRMVLSDFSFEGRPLEILSAYSGAEARLLLSQSNDIAVILLDVVMETDDAGLTLVRQIRQDLRNENVRIVLRTGQPGMAPEQTVIVEYDINDYKSKAELTAQKLFTTIVAALRSYRDLVAIEQGRKGLEKVLEASTSLFELRSTDAFLAGILDQINALLDAEGGSILCTAGDELPGSDPTAVVRAAAGRFADLAGKRLAEIPHPTIVHEIVSAFARGSNQYLDDHCAVFFKASGEVRSVAFIEATRPLSPLDHRLVDLFCAKASIAYDNVLLQEHLGLAQEATVFALARLAEFKDPTTGDHLHRVELMTNKIALEMQRRGLALGELDDVLVKKIGLASILHDVGKVGVPDNILCKAGGLNETEWLTMRRHASLGAEILQTASRRLRGRTFLSIGAEIALGHHEKWNGTGYPRGLKGKDIPLSARIVAVADVFDALTSKRPYKEAWDRQDAIDWIKARVDIDFDPDVVTAFLGVVEG is encoded by the coding sequence ATGGCACCCGCTGATTTAAATCCAGACGATGAACTGCTGTTCGCCGACGATACCCCCGAACCCGGGCGCAAGCGCCCTCGGTTGGTTCAACCCTGGCGAATGCTGGTGGTGGATGACGAGCCGGATGTGCATCGCGTTACCCGCATGGTGCTATCGGATTTCAGCTTCGAAGGTCGGCCGCTTGAAATTCTGTCGGCCTATTCCGGCGCCGAAGCCCGGCTGCTGCTAAGCCAAAGCAACGATATCGCCGTCATTCTGCTAGACGTGGTGATGGAGACCGACGACGCCGGGTTGACGCTGGTGCGGCAGATCCGTCAGGATTTGCGGAACGAGAATGTTCGCATCGTGTTGCGCACCGGCCAACCCGGCATGGCGCCAGAACAAACCGTCATCGTCGAATATGATATCAACGACTATAAATCGAAGGCGGAACTGACCGCCCAAAAGCTGTTCACCACCATCGTCGCCGCCCTGCGCAGCTACCGCGACCTTGTTGCCATCGAGCAAGGCCGCAAGGGGCTCGAGAAGGTTTTAGAGGCTTCAACCAGCCTGTTCGAGTTGCGCTCGACCGATGCGTTCCTCGCAGGAATTCTCGATCAGATCAATGCCTTGCTTGATGCGGAAGGCGGCTCGATCCTCTGCACGGCGGGCGACGAGTTGCCAGGATCGGACCCGACAGCCGTGGTGCGCGCCGCAGCCGGGCGCTTCGCCGATCTGGCCGGTAAACGGCTGGCGGAAATTCCGCACCCGACCATCGTGCATGAAATCGTCTCGGCCTTTGCGCGCGGATCGAACCAATATCTCGACGATCATTGCGCTGTCTTCTTCAAAGCCAGCGGCGAAGTGCGCTCGGTTGCCTTTATCGAAGCCACCCGCCCGCTCTCCCCGCTTGATCATCGGCTGGTCGATCTCTTCTGCGCCAAAGCCTCCATCGCTTACGACAATGTTCTGTTACAGGAACATCTCGGGCTGGCGCAGGAAGCCACCGTCTTCGCCCTCGCCCGGCTGGCAGAGTTCAAAGATCCGACCACCGGCGATCATTTGCACCGGGTCGAACTGATGACCAATAAGATCGCGCTGGAAATGCAGCGGCGGGGTTTGGCATTGGGCGAACTCGATGACGTGCTGGTCAAGAAGATCGGCCTCGCCTCGATCCTGCACGATGTCGGCAAGGTCGGCGTGCCCGATAATATTCTGTGCAAAGCGGGCGGGTTGAACGAAACCGAATGGCTGACCATGCGCCGCCATGCCTCCTTAGGCGCCGAAATTCTGCAAACGGCCAGCCGCCGCCTGCGCGGGCGGACCTTCCTCTCCATCGGGGCAGAAATCGCCCTGGGCCACCATGAAAAATGGAATGGCACCGGCTACCCGCGCGGTCTCAAGGGCAAGGATATTCCGCTTTCCGCCCGCATCGTCGCCGTTGCCGATGTCTTTGACGCGCTCACTTCCAAGCGCCCATATAAGGAAGCCTGGGACCGGCAGGATGCCATCGATTGGATCAAGGCGCGCGTCGATATCGACTTCGACCCGGATGTCGTCACAGCTTTTCTGGGCGTCGTCGAAGGTTAA
- a CDS encoding ATP-binding protein, with amino-acid sequence MSVATSLPPPSDSGTAPPPMADTWCLDRVSRSLEGLSAKLPCTAALLKFDGLPDVWALPVLLARKPIGLLSRSAARANLQEMVGTAMDPRPLILPHDMPLETVSRMVAERYPRALTYGVITTDPATGHYSGFVPGIDLLRGTLEQFESTLSFLRAAQGDLVQAEKFASLGQLVAGIAHEINTPLGIGLTAATHLTERARGFQGLVDGGGLKRSDLSSFLQTVAEGAEIITANLGRAAELVHSFKQVAADQTSAVRRSFSVGQLIEDLISSLSPRLRKAAQKVQFTCLRDAEMDSFPGPLGQVITNLILNALTHAYDETRRDGMVEIAVESKGGNVIIGIKDDGCGIPPSHLPRIFDPFFTTKRGKGGTGLGLHLVYNIVTQTLGGRIGCTSAVDVGTAFTLILPLTAPDRAQTDRPKDASAEFEALGSDAGRDVGEGDD; translated from the coding sequence ATGAGCGTCGCAACCTCCTTACCCCCGCCGTCCGATTCTGGAACGGCGCCGCCGCCGATGGCCGATACCTGGTGTCTCGACCGGGTATCGCGGTCGCTGGAGGGGCTTTCGGCCAAACTGCCCTGCACCGCCGCCCTGTTGAAGTTCGATGGACTGCCGGATGTTTGGGCGCTGCCGGTCCTTCTAGCCCGAAAGCCTATCGGTCTGCTCTCCCGCTCGGCTGCCCGCGCTAATCTTCAGGAAATGGTCGGCACAGCGATGGACCCGCGCCCGCTGATCTTGCCGCATGATATGCCGCTTGAAACCGTCAGCCGCATGGTGGCGGAACGGTACCCGCGCGCGCTGACCTATGGCGTCATCACCACCGATCCGGCGACGGGGCACTACTCCGGTTTCGTGCCTGGGATTGATCTGCTGCGCGGCACGCTGGAGCAGTTCGAATCCACGCTTAGTTTCTTGCGCGCCGCCCAAGGCGATTTGGTGCAGGCAGAAAAATTCGCCTCCCTTGGCCAATTGGTTGCGGGCATCGCCCATGAAATCAATACGCCACTCGGCATCGGCCTCACGGCTGCGACCCATCTGACCGAACGCGCGCGCGGGTTTCAGGGGTTAGTCGATGGCGGCGGGCTAAAGCGCTCGGACCTGAGTAGTTTTCTGCAGACGGTCGCCGAAGGGGCGGAGATCATTACCGCCAACCTCGGGCGGGCGGCGGAACTCGTGCATAGTTTCAAACAGGTCGCCGCCGATCAAACCAGCGCCGTGCGCCGCAGCTTTAGCGTCGGGCAATTGATCGAAGACCTGATTTCAAGCCTTAGTCCCCGCCTGCGCAAAGCCGCTCAGAAGGTGCAGTTTACCTGCCTCCGCGATGCCGAGATGGATAGTTTTCCCGGCCCGCTGGGGCAGGTGATCACCAACCTTATCCTCAACGCCCTGACCCACGCCTATGACGAGACCCGCCGCGACGGAATGGTCGAAATCGCGGTCGAAAGCAAAGGCGGCAACGTCATTATCGGTATCAAGGATGATGGCTGCGGGATTCCCCCTTCGCATCTGCCGCGTATTTTTGACCCGTTTTTTACCACCAAACGCGGCAAAGGCGGCACGGGATTAGGGCTACATTTGGTGTATAATATTGTCACGCAGACCTTGGGTGGGCGGATTGGCTGCACGAGCGCGGTGGATGTAGGAACGGCCTTCACGCTGATCCTGCCGCTGACCGCCCCAGACCGGGCCCAGACCGACCGACCGAAGGACGCTTCCGCCGAGTTTGAAGCCTTGGGAAGCGATGCGGGGCGTGACGTTGGGGAGGGGGACGACTGA
- a CDS encoding universal stress protein → MRAILAILWTEQTAGPVLTQATRLARRFDGRVTGLAIRPAFESFVPSGDFGLALSQEYLDRLQQDGTARLTKLKSLFEAHIGAEKLTADWIEAQGPSADAIAATGRLFDIAVVARPDVGGSAEPEIMLEAALFETGRPILMAPPTLPETDGQRVLIAWNGSSETARTLAFSLPLLRKAEEIHIISVDSGMVPGPSARDVAAYLEKHDLRATYAHMQVGERNAGAVWLEEAERLGCDLMIKGAYTQSRLRQMIFGGATVHILNHAKIPVFFAH, encoded by the coding sequence ATGCGTGCAATTCTGGCAATTTTATGGACGGAACAGACCGCCGGACCGGTGCTGACCCAGGCAACCCGCCTCGCCCGCCGGTTTGACGGGCGTGTGACCGGTCTTGCCATCCGCCCCGCCTTTGAAAGTTTCGTCCCGTCGGGCGACTTCGGCCTCGCCTTGAGTCAAGAATATCTCGACCGGCTGCAACAGGATGGCACGGCACGGTTGACGAAATTGAAGAGCTTGTTCGAGGCGCATATCGGGGCCGAAAAACTCACAGCCGATTGGATCGAAGCCCAAGGCCCCTCCGCCGATGCGATTGCCGCGACCGGGCGTCTCTTCGATATCGCCGTGGTCGCCCGGCCCGATGTTGGTGGGTCGGCCGAGCCGGAAATCATGCTGGAAGCGGCGCTGTTCGAAACCGGTCGCCCGATCCTGATGGCACCGCCGACCCTCCCGGAAACCGATGGCCAGCGCGTGCTGATCGCCTGGAACGGATCGTCGGAAACGGCGCGCACCCTCGCCTTTTCGTTGCCGCTGCTGCGCAAAGCCGAAGAAATTCACATTATCTCCGTCGATAGCGGCATGGTGCCTGGACCGTCGGCGCGCGATGTCGCCGCTTATCTGGAAAAGCATGATCTGCGGGCAACCTATGCCCATATGCAGGTCGGGGAGCGCAACGCGGGCGCCGTTTGGCTGGAAGAGGCCGAACGCCTAGGCTGCGATTTGATGATCAAGGGCGCCTATACCCAAAGCCGCCTGCGCCAGATGATTTTCGGCGGGGCGACGGTGCATATCCTGAACCACGCCAAAATCCCGGTCTTCTTCGCCCATTAA
- a CDS encoding rod shape-determining protein, translating into MFNRILGWMSADMAVDLGTANTLVYVKNRGIVLNEPSVVAIANVRGKRQVLAVGDEAKLMLGRTPGNIQAIRPLRDGVIADFEVAEEMIKHFIRKVHRGSRFASPKIIICVPSGSTAVERRAIQESAESAGARQVFLIEEPMAAAIGAGLPVTEPTGSMVVDIGGGTTEVAVLSLGGIVYARSVRVGGDKMDEAIIAYIRRMHNLLVGEGSAERIKKEIGSACPPEDGEGRLMEIKGRDLMNGVPKELIISERQIAESLAEPVSQIVEAVKVALEHTAPELAADIVDKGIVLTGGGALLSNLDLVLRHATGLPVSIADDALSCVALGTGRCLEEMGTLRNVLSTAY; encoded by the coding sequence ATGTTTAATCGAATCCTCGGCTGGATGTCCGCCGACATGGCGGTGGACTTAGGGACCGCAAATACCCTGGTCTATGTGAAGAATCGCGGAATCGTGCTGAACGAGCCGTCGGTGGTGGCCATCGCCAATGTGCGGGGCAAACGCCAGGTGCTCGCGGTCGGCGACGAAGCAAAGCTGATGCTGGGCCGCACGCCGGGGAATATCCAGGCGATCCGCCCCCTGCGCGACGGCGTTATCGCTGATTTCGAGGTGGCGGAGGAAATGATCAAACATTTCATCCGTAAAGTGCATCGCGGTAGCCGCTTTGCCAGCCCGAAGATCATCATCTGCGTGCCTTCCGGCTCCACGGCTGTCGAGCGCCGCGCAATCCAGGAAAGCGCCGAAAGCGCGGGCGCCCGCCAGGTGTTTCTGATCGAAGAACCGATGGCGGCGGCCATCGGCGCGGGGTTGCCTGTCACCGAACCCACCGGCTCGATGGTCGTCGATATCGGCGGGGGCACCACGGAAGTGGCGGTCCTGTCGCTCGGCGGTATCGTCTACGCCCGTTCGGTTCGCGTTGGCGGCGATAAGATGGACGAAGCCATTATCGCCTATATCCGCCGCATGCATAATCTTCTCGTCGGCGAAGGTTCGGCGGAGCGGATTAAGAAAGAAATCGGCTCGGCCTGCCCGCCGGAAGACGGCGAAGGCCGTTTGATGGAAATCAAGGGCCGCGACCTGATGAATGGCGTGCCGAAGGAATTGATTATCTCTGAACGCCAGATCGCCGAAAGCTTGGCCGAACCGGTAAGCCAGATCGTCGAAGCCGTTAAGGTCGCGCTCGAACATACGGCGCCGGAACTGGCGGCGGACATCGTCGATAAGGGGATCGTGCTGACCGGCGGCGGGGCGCTGCTGTCGAACCTCGATCTTGTGTTGCGCCATGCGACCGGCCTGCCGGTGTCCATCGCCGACGATGCCCTTTCCTGCGTGGCCCTGGGAACGGGTCGTTGCTTGGAAGAAATGGGTACGCTCAGAAATGTGCTGAGCACCGCCTATTAA
- the mreC gene encoding rod shape-determining protein MreC gives MKPRVGSVSRLAAPVRAALHRFAFASLVGASFLLLVIQRAEVPVLEKLRVATVDFFAPAVDFIASPVTTVTEVADDFRSILNLRAENARLREEVERLRQWRDVAQRLDVENQSLRSVVNYAPPPGGRQITGRVVADAGGAYVRNLLIAVGASQGVVRGLAAVSGEGFIGRVTDVGERTTRVLLITDLNSKIPVSVGTRGERAVLAGDNSALPRLLYLTQENTVAPGDLVVTSGHGGLLPPGLPIGAVETVSDRGVTVRPLADWQRLEHVRLLDYGLAQTSDIPAPAPPARTVTTPR, from the coding sequence ATGAAGCCCCGGGTTGGGTCTGTTTCGCGGCTTGCCGCGCCGGTCCGGGCTGCGCTGCACCGTTTCGCCTTCGCATCGTTGGTTGGTGCCAGTTTTTTGCTGCTGGTCATTCAGCGGGCCGAAGTGCCGGTTCTTGAAAAGCTGCGGGTTGCAACGGTCGATTTCTTTGCCCCGGCGGTCGATTTCATCGCCTCCCCCGTGACGACGGTGACAGAGGTTGCCGATGATTTCCGGTCGATCCTGAACCTGCGGGCCGAAAATGCCCGGCTGCGGGAAGAAGTCGAGCGGCTGCGGCAGTGGCGCGATGTAGCGCAGCGGCTGGATGTCGAAAACCAATCCCTAAGGTCCGTTGTCAATTATGCCCCGCCGCCGGGCGGGAGGCAGATTACGGGCCGGGTGGTTGCCGATGCGGGCGGCGCTTATGTTCGCAATTTGCTGATCGCGGTCGGCGCGTCGCAAGGTGTGGTGCGCGGGCTCGCCGCCGTCTCGGGCGAAGGGTTTATCGGCCGGGTGACCGATGTCGGCGAGCGGACGACGCGCGTGTTGCTGATCACCGACTTGAACAGCAAAATCCCGGTTTCCGTCGGTACGCGAGGCGAGCGTGCCGTGCTGGCGGGTGATAATAGCGCCCTGCCGCGCCTTTTGTATCTGACCCAGGAAAATACCGTGGCGCCAGGGGATCTGGTCGTTACCTCCGGGCACGGCGGTTTGCTGCCCCCCGGTTTGCCCATTGGGGCGGTTGAGACCGTGTCCGACCGTGGCGTAACCGTGCGCCCATTAGCCGATTGGCAACGGCTGGAACATGTGCGCTTGCTCGATTACGGTTTGGCGCAGACCAGCGATATTCCGGCCCCGGCCCCGCCCGCGCGTACCGTTACGACACCGCGATGA
- the mreD gene encoding rod shape-determining protein MreD, translating to MTFLFALLSVVPVRMPEGLTVTPSLSLMAVYYWTLYRPDLMPPALIFLIGLVQDVVSGAYLGMTPLLLLGTYSFAVSQRRLFLGKPFALAWGGFLLVLLGTTSMSWIIVSLITRTPVPLLQPALQFGTTLLLFPLVVWLFVRTHRRLLPGQ from the coding sequence ATGACCTTTCTATTTGCGCTGCTCTCGGTCGTGCCGGTACGCATGCCGGAAGGCTTGACGGTCACCCCGTCTTTGTCCTTGATGGCCGTGTATTACTGGACCCTCTATCGCCCGGACCTGATGCCGCCCGCGCTCATTTTCCTGATCGGTCTTGTGCAGGATGTGGTGAGCGGGGCCTACTTGGGGATGACGCCGCTGCTGCTGCTAGGAACCTATTCCTTCGCCGTTTCGCAGCGCCGCCTGTTTCTAGGGAAGCCCTTTGCCCTGGCCTGGGGTGGTTTTCTACTGGTGCTGTTGGGGACGACGAGCATGTCGTGGATCATCGTATCGCTGATTACCCGAACCCCCGTACCGCTGTTGCAGCCAGCGCTGCAATTCGGCACGACGCTGCTTTTGTTCCCGCTGGTCGTTTGGCTGTTCGTCCGTACCCATCGTCGTCTGTTGCCGGGGCAATAG
- the mrdA gene encoding penicillin-binding protein 2, with protein MGRRQRDQERERLFTRRSLLLGLGQASLFGALGARLYYLQVVEADKYVTLAEDNRMNMRLLVPPRGRILDRFGEVLATSRLNYRVVLVREQAPNVEATLDAIARLITVSEADRRRVLRDVRRKRAFVPVMVREDLSWEEVARMEVNAPDLPGVSIDVGQSRLYPHTEAVGHILGYVGAVSEVDLKSGNGDPLLELPDFRIGKNGIEKTHDQALRGVAGASQVEVNSVGRVIRELNRDDGRPGRDVELTIDIALQEFVRERVGEESTAAVVIDCRNGEILSLVSAPAFDPNLFSTGLKATDWEELQSHPKTPLTNKAVAGQYSPGSTFKMITALAALEAGVITPTQTVNCPGHFELGERRFHCWKYKGGHGALNLAEALMQSCDVYFYEIARRMGIDKIADMALRLGLGGVQGIELPGERPGLIPTRAWYQRRRGTSWPQGETINASIGQGMILATPLQLATMTARVASGLAITPHLTRKIGGRAPQDRAHADPASLGLNPQHLALVQKGMGMVTNDQRGTGYKARITEPGLEMAGKSGTAQVRIISKAERDAGVKKNEDLPWRFRDHALFVGFAPVNNPRFACAVVVEHGGGGSSVAGPMVRDILLETQKRDLEKRLAGCPTCGGEHRG; from the coding sequence ATGGGACGGCGGCAGCGGGATCAGGAGCGCGAACGGCTATTTACCCGGCGGTCGCTGCTGCTCGGGCTGGGGCAGGCCTCGCTGTTCGGCGCGCTCGGGGCACGGCTCTATTATCTTCAGGTCGTCGAGGCCGATAAATACGTAACGCTGGCCGAAGATAACCGCATGAACATGCGGCTGTTGGTGCCGCCGCGCGGGCGCATTCTCGACCGGTTTGGCGAGGTACTGGCGACCAGCCGCCTGAATTACCGGGTCGTGTTGGTGCGCGAACAGGCCCCGAATGTCGAAGCGACGCTGGATGCCATTGCGCGTCTGATCACCGTCAGCGAGGCCGACCGCCGCCGCGTGCTGCGCGATGTGCGCCGCAAGCGCGCCTTTGTTCCCGTCATGGTCCGCGAGGATCTGAGCTGGGAAGAGGTGGCGCGGATGGAAGTGAACGCCCCCGATTTGCCGGGCGTCTCCATCGACGTTGGCCAAAGCCGCCTTTACCCGCATACAGAGGCGGTGGGGCATATTCTTGGGTATGTCGGCGCTGTCTCGGAGGTTGATCTAAAGTCGGGCAATGGCGATCCGTTGTTGGAACTGCCGGACTTCCGCATCGGCAAGAATGGGATTGAAAAGACCCATGATCAGGCCTTGCGCGGCGTTGCGGGCGCCAGTCAGGTCGAGGTCAATTCGGTCGGCCGGGTCATCCGCGAACTCAATCGCGACGATGGCCGCCCAGGGCGTGACGTGGAACTGACCATCGACATCGCCTTGCAGGAATTCGTACGCGAGCGGGTGGGGGAGGAAAGCACCGCCGCCGTTGTCATCGATTGCCGCAATGGCGAGATTCTCTCGCTGGTTTCCGCGCCGGCCTTCGATCCAAATCTCTTTTCAACGGGCCTTAAGGCAACTGATTGGGAGGAGTTGCAGTCCCACCCCAAAACACCGCTGACCAATAAGGCGGTGGCCGGCCAATATTCCCCGGGTTCGACGTTTAAGATGATCACCGCGCTGGCGGCGCTGGAAGCGGGTGTGATCACGCCGACACAAACGGTGAATTGCCCCGGCCATTTCGAGTTGGGCGAGCGGCGCTTTCACTGCTGGAAGTATAAGGGCGGGCATGGGGCGTTGAATTTGGCAGAAGCCTTAATGCAATCCTGCGACGTTTACTTTTACGAAATCGCCCGGCGTATGGGCATCGACAAGATCGCCGATATGGCCTTACGGCTCGGGCTGGGGGGGGTGCAGGGGATCGAGCTGCCGGGGGAACGTCCGGGGCTGATCCCGACGCGCGCGTGGTACCAGCGTCGACGGGGTACGAGTTGGCCGCAGGGCGAAACCATCAATGCCTCCATCGGCCAGGGGATGATTCTGGCGACGCCGTTGCAATTGGCGACAATGACGGCGCGCGTCGCCTCCGGCCTCGCCATTACCCCGCATCTTACCCGGAAAATCGGCGGGCGCGCCCCGCAGGACCGGGCGCATGCCGATCCGGCCTCCCTCGGTCTTAATCCGCAGCACTTGGCCCTCGTGCAAAAAGGCATGGGGATGGTCACCAACGATCAGCGCGGCACGGGCTATAAGGCGCGCATCACTGAACCTGGTTTGGAAATGGCGGGCAAAAGCGGCACCGCCCAGGTCCGCATCATCAGCAAGGCCGAACGCGACGCCGGGGTGAAGAAGAACGAAGATCTGCCCTGGCGCTTCCGCGATCATGCGCTATTCGTCGGGTTTGCACCGGTCAATAACCCGCGGTTCGCGTGTGCGGTTGTGGTTGAACACGGGGGCGGCGGCAGTTCGGTCGCCGGGCCGATGGTGCGCGATATTTTGCTGGAAACCCAGAAGCGCGATTTGGAAAAACGCTTGGCGGGCTGCCCGACCTGCGGTGGGGAGCATCGGGGATGA
- the rodA gene encoding rod shape-determining protein RodA has protein sequence MSFGLNRQELTLSQKLWQVNWGIVLLLTALACVGFAMLYSAAGGSLEPWAQRQMVRFAMGFVLMIAVALVDIRFWMRWAYVLYAATMVMLVAVELQGRVGMGAQRWLDFGFVQLQPSELMKIMLVLALAKHFHSIPLERMGRISAWGPAAVLLALPVALVVKQPDLGTSLMLIMGSAAVGFIAGMRWWKFALAIATGAAAAPIGWNFLRDYQKERILTFLDPSRDPLGAGYHITQSKIALGSGGVVGKGFMLGTQSHLNFLPEKQTDFIYTMLAEEFGMIGAVTLLGLYTLLILYGYAIAFRSTTQFGRLVAVGIVTHLFLSVFINCAMVMGMIPAKGVPLPMVSYGGSSMLVTMLGFGLLMMVWVHRDTQLNRGGLADSD, from the coding sequence ATGAGCTTCGGGCTGAACCGGCAGGAGTTAACCCTCAGCCAAAAACTATGGCAGGTGAACTGGGGCATCGTCCTGCTGCTTACCGCGCTCGCTTGCGTCGGCTTCGCCATGCTCTATTCGGCGGCGGGCGGGTCGCTTGAACCCTGGGCGCAGCGCCAAATGGTGCGCTTTGCTATGGGTTTCGTGCTGATGATCGCCGTTGCCCTCGTCGATATCCGCTTCTGGATGCGCTGGGCCTATGTGCTCTACGCCGCGACGATGGTGATGCTGGTGGCGGTGGAACTGCAGGGCCGCGTTGGCATGGGGGCGCAACGCTGGCTGGATTTCGGCTTCGTCCAGTTGCAACCGTCGGAGCTGATGAAGATCATGCTCGTACTGGCGTTGGCAAAACATTTCCATTCGATCCCGCTGGAGCGGATGGGCCGGATTTCCGCCTGGGGACCGGCTGCGGTGCTGCTGGCGCTGCCGGTCGCCTTGGTCGTCAAGCAGCCTGACCTCGGCACCTCCTTGATGCTGATCATGGGATCAGCGGCGGTCGGCTTCATCGCCGGTATGCGCTGGTGGAAGTTCGCCCTCGCTATCGCAACAGGCGCTGCTGCCGCGCCCATCGGTTGGAATTTTTTGCGCGATTATCAAAAAGAGCGGATTCTGACCTTCCTAGACCCCAGCCGCGACCCGTTGGGCGCCGGGTATCATATCACCCAATCGAAGATCGCCTTGGGGTCGGGCGGGGTCGTGGGCAAGGGGTTCATGCTCGGCACCCAAAGCCACCTTAATTTCCTGCCCGAAAAACAAACCGACTTTATCTATACGATGCTGGCGGAAGAGTTCGGGATGATCGGTGCGGTGACCCTGCTGGGCCTCTACACGCTGCTCATTCTCTACGGCTATGCTATCGCCTTTCGCTCCACCACGCAGTTCGGGCGCTTGGTCGCGGTGGGGATCGTCACGCACCTGTTCCTGTCAGTTTTCATCAACTGCGCGATGGTCATGGGTATGATCCCGGCGAAGGGCGTACCGCTGCCGATGGTCTCCTATGGCGGCTCGTCGATGCTGGTGACCATGCTGGGTTTCGGGCTGCTGATGATGGTCTGGGTGCACCGCGACACGCAGCTAAACCGCGGCGGTCTGGCCGATAGCGATTAG